The genomic interval AGCTGTATACGTGAGTATTATCTAGATAGGTGTGTTTATTACTTCACACATGGATCGCAATGAAATCTCATTGTCGAGCCTTTCTAACTATTACTAAAAGAAAACGAGACTCAAGGCAAACGTATCTTCCAAATTTTCCTCAGTATCCTAACGTACATCGATggcacatgcatgcgcatgcgcaaagtaCATGCAACAGTCGTGTTTGGCTTTTTGCCGCTTTGACTATGTAAATGCTGCCCGAATCAATGCGTCTGCAAGTTACTAGGATATCAAGCAGCAGCTCTCTTTTACTAAATACAGCTAGTATATAGAACAGAGTATTGTAGACGTTGTTTTAATTTCACTCTGCGGCTGTATAGTACGTGCTCGCTCGCACAGGTGGGAATGTAATGAGCacccattattattttaacaacagtactacagtagtagtatcTTGTCTAGGTGTTTAGTCTCTCAACTTTATGGTCTTCAGCTAGAATGAAAGATAAAAGCTCTAATTCTATCAACTGCTGCAAACGAAGTCTTTTCTAGTTAGGAAATAGCTAATTCTCAACGAGCGCAACGTGGACGTTGCTAGTCGTCATTGCCTTCATCTTCTGTAAAATTCTGACGTGCCGCTATTGCCTTCGCAACATCCCAGCCACTGTGAGAGAGCATGTGAGGTCCATTGTAGACTGCAAAGACTGCTATGTTTTCATTAAACGGCAAGTCTGGCAGCAGCTGAACAAGttataaatacaaaatcagtaaacaaacacatcacgtAGATGCAAGGGACACTAATTACTAGTAGCTAATTGTACCTTGGGTGAAAaaagaaaatactgtgaagtgCCAAGACTACTGACAGTATCAACAACAAGTTCAAATACTCGACGCTCGTTATTGGGATCCATACCCTGCAGAtacaacaaaccaaacaaaagcaattatagcacaattgcaacaaTTCCCAGAACAAAAGCAGTACTGTTGCTGCAAACTCAACAGCCAATTTGGAAAAAAACATTTATTAAATaagtcaataaattaaattctaATATTAATTCGATGTAGTACTTGCTGTGATCATAAGTCTGGAGACAGGAAAATTACAATATACCACAAAAGCTGCCAAAACAGATTAAAGTTCATACATATTATACTGTTTGAAAagcacaatttgtttacaaaCTAGACTAATTCACAGTCTTCCCATATATAGAGACATCACTATCCAGACGTTATCAATTAACAAAGTTGTGTAATTTACATAAGCAGCTATGGACATACAACAGCACAATAGTTTTAATAGATAGGTTAAGACTTTTGCACTCATATAGGTGGTCAGTTTCAATATAAAATGTAAAGAAGAGATTTAGTAATACTACTTCGTAGTACGTACTATCTGTCTGGTGATTGTACAGGCTTGCAGATCACTTAAAACTGGGTAATAAATTCAAGTTTCAGAAAACGTAAAGTTAACCTTATAATTATGGTCAGCACTGCAGTATCCAGGGTTGCCACACctacaaaaataaatagatcGTTGAATAAGTCTTGGCAATCTCACGAGAATAGCGTCTGCAAACGTTGTGTAGAAGATGTTATTAGCTTTCCTTATGCCCAGTTTACTTCGTGCAGAAAGGTTTCTGAATATTTGAGACCATAGCTTTACGATCAAGCATCACAGTGATCATGTGTGTGATTCATGACCACACAAGGCTAAAACCAAACCCAAATGCATTCACAATCTCTAATGCATTGAAAATTCAGATGTATCCAAAGTAAATAATAGCTAAAAACTTTAATAGCTTCTCTTTGCGGAGGATCATAAGGTGTTGAGCAATGGAGAAATTCAACACTTGACTCAGAAAAATGACGATCTGAACCTGTAGCAAGTACGTACATATAGCAAACACAGTGCAACTAATTTTGTCTTCTATAGATTAAATAAGCAGTACAGTAGGGAATGCTTCTTTCGTTTGAAAAGTACATAGTTTGCAAAGGCTGAATTGTCTGACACAATTTTAAAAAGTGGTGGCTGTGCCACCACCAGAGACATCAATTCGCCTGTGAGTTTTTGCAGAAAAAATGTGGCAACCCTCAGCATTTTTGTGCATAACTATAATACCAGCCTGTGCATAATTCCGTAATTATGTATTAGTGTAAGTCTGCCATTCTATGTGTAAATACCAATAAGAATGGCCTTAAATTTCGTCATTTATTGACTTGACCTGGTTGATTTCATCCACCACACGAAATGGACAGTTAGTAACTCCTTGTAAAGCCATCAAGTACAGAATAGTGGCAACACTTCGTTCCCCACCACTCTGATGACGAGCAGTCAACACCTTCAATTCCTCATTCTTCCTATATTTCACCTTGAGCTCAATGCCATACTTACCAAAGTCCTGTAAACAAACCACTGAAACATCAAcgaaacaaacaagacaactCTACCATCGCAACAACTATTAGCAAACCTCGTTTTGAACCAAGGAGACCTCGCTAGCACAACCCATGTGTTGAAAGAATGAACTGTATTGACTGCTTACACTGTCAATAAGTTGTGTGAGAGGATCTAGCCAACTAAAAAACACCATGTTGTAGCACAGCCCACTAACTTGACAATTCCTGAGAAAACCTTTTCTTTAATTCTTCTAATCCAACTTTATCAGCCTCCAGTCGACTCTTCATTTCTTCAATCTAAATAGTAAACAGTAGGAAAACAACAGTAATTGTCCTCGTGATAACTCTTACTCGAGCTTCAAGGTTCTCTATTTCACTGCTTCTCTCTTCATATTTCCTGACAATCTAAGCAATAAGCCGAACATAACATTCTCAATCAATTTAGTAAAAACACTCAAGCAATCACCTCAGCATTAGTAGCTTGATTGCACTCAGCCTTTGCTCTCGCCTCATGAATATCAGCATCAATTTCATCCAAATTATCAGGGAACTGTTGAAATGACttacagcaacaaaaacaGTTAGAAACAGAAGAAAAGGCAAATGTGTCAACTTGCAACACCTCTTTCAAGTCATTAGCCAAATCTGTACCctcttttgtgtttgtcttctctTGAGCTTTCTTCAATAACTGCTTTGCTTTATCTTTGCTTTCTGCAGCCTGTTGTTTAACTTGCTGAAATTTGAGCTAAACAAGAAAGCCAATATTACACTTTGCAGTACACTACCGTAAGCACTGTGATTCATCAAAACAATCGCTAGCCTGTAAAGTAGTAGTTGACTACACAACCTACCGAACAACATGCACAATAGCATGTGTTTTTCACTTGTAAGGGACACACAGTAAATTTTTTCTTATcaaaacaaccaacaaatcAAAATTACTGCTGCCATGGTCTGGCTTATATGCAAGGTTTCCACAGCACTTAGTATCAAAATTAAGCATCTTTCAATTGTTCATGATAATGTTTAACTTAGTTACAGAAAGTGACAATATCAACCATCATGTTGTGGGTTTACACTTCATGATTGTCAACAAGTCTATCAAGTACAAGCAATGCTCACACTGGCTTCATCTTTCCTAGCGATTGTTTGCATCAAAGCACATGTGGAACTACGTACCAGAGATGGGGTTAACATTATGCTTGTACTGTATCATGTCATTTGATTTTTGACAACCCTGATTGGTTGCTAAAGGGggtactgtaaatccagaaatctTAGTActaataaattttagtacttctgCCCATGAAGTAGTTCAAGACATCGATACTGCACTGTAGCcgaattcaagtgcatctatctatatatcttAGTATTCGTGCTATTTTTAATACAACCAGGTACCTGTAcgaaaataacaaaaatttcatgagtatgaaaatttctggatttacagtacaaATCGTTTGTACGCTGTTATGCGCTGATACTCTACAGCTGTCAAGAGAAACGCGTATACCCTACCATCgctatgatcaacagcacagcacagctaGTTTCAGTAACAAGAGAATGATATGATATACCTCTAAATGAGCTACTAAACAGTAAATGAACTTCTAATTAGTTACAGaacggttactgacaaacaagtaagaaaTAAGATTTACGTACTCACAGCTCAAAATGAACGGTaattcaaacaatcaatgGCCTTGCATGATATAAATCACtctaatttcataaatgttAGGCGACCTAAATTTTCGGCTAAATTAGGTTGCCACTATTACGGCGTACATTAATTTTTGGCGTAAGGCGGTTGGCAGGAACCTTCACATACTAAATACAGTACTAGAAGCATATCATATTACTACATAagtagtctcacgtagccaacCCCTCCCCATTTTTGATTAGCACGACATGCGGTGTGAAAGTTCGAATTCTTGGTATTAGGTGTCAAAGTCCCATAATACTTATGCTGCGCTCTGGAGAGCTGCCTCACAAAAGCGTCTCCATTCTTGACAAGTAGGCGACAGATGTACTCGAATACCACTACTGCTGTTTTCATTGCAAAAGAGAGATATCAGTGGCAGTGGTTGTCACCGAGAACGCGACAGTTGTGATCTTTGACAGTCACTTGCATGGCCAGAAAGGTGCTCTCATTGCAGTTTCTACTGGGATTGCACCTGCAATTCGCTTTCTGTGCAATCGTCTCTAAGGAGGCATAGATAATAGCGAGGAGCTGATGTTTGCTTCTAGAGAAAGTGCAAGAGGTTGTAATGTAGTAGTAATTTcacaattttatttgtttggtcaAAGTGCTGACAGTTGCCCAGATTCTTGGCAAACATATGAATGTACTTACTATACATATACTAATAGTACTACTAATTAATGTCTGTTTTGAATGTTTCAGAAGAAACTGATCCAACATTTGAATGGGCATCAAAATTTGGGTGGACATTTAATTTGGGCATGGCAGACCCTTCGCCAAAATTGCCGAAATTAGAGTATCGTATTGTCGAATCTCAGATATCATTGTTATTACGCCTCAGAAGAGTGGCAGCTAATACCTCGATAATTACCTCGGCTTTGCCTCGATAATTATCTCGAAACTAGCTGCCACTCCCCTCAGGTAATAAGAACAATATCCTCGACGTGCCCATATGGCAACTAGTAATTGACACCAGACATGTGGACCATTAAAACAGACATTGATCGGCCATCAGCAGCCTCTGCCCGGATATGAAATACCTCTTAATAACCAGCAATACAAACTTGAAGAACAAATCCCCAAATTGTCTGCGTCGACAAATATGCAACAAAAGAGTGGCTGCACAAGAGACagcacacactgacacagcagttgAGAGGCGAATCAGCTCCACTTTGAATGCCTTTGACTTAGGGTAATGAATGCACGACATTTTCTTGTAGTTAGCCAAAGCGATGAAACAAAACAGCACTGACACACTGGTTAGGTGAAGTACAAACTAGATGAATGTCAAAAGAAAAACTAGAAACCACTGTTAATCTAAGACCAGGGTTCTCACTGCGCCACTCTCCAGTAGGAGTGCGCCACGTTTGGAAACggtagataggagtccaaagtctacagctaaggaatgtttgagaattccatactactggAGACAATACTAcaggtgacaatagccacaacTCTAGGCTCTTGCAAAATAACGTGGAATGATAGCCTCGTTCAGTGACGTACTGTATGCACAAGCTGttgattgcagccccggatgcgttgcctctgattctagtcccAGATGACCTTCCAGTGATCCGGAAAGCACGCTCTTGCCTGGCAAGTgtacacctagaatctactctagactggtcaaagcaacaacagtggtaCATGTCAATCAATGCCCGACTAGACAACCTTTCTGTAGTTCGTCTACGAaaacttgcgcatgcgcaatcgatgaacatcgctaagaagggcttactgacgatcaaagttgatttccttgcaaGGGCAGGACAGGGCACTCGAATGTACATCTGCTACAACGCAGAGTCTAACACACTTGAGATCAGCTCCAGTGCACATGTCCCACTGTAAAGAGCACTGCGTCGACCCGCCCATCCCGCCACgctcccaaaaatctctagaGACAACCCTGTAAGACTATAGCAAGTCAAGCACTGAAGCAGTCCCTATCTACGAGTTACTTCAATTCATCTTAAACCAATTGACCCAACAATCCAACAGGGTCCTTGttagagatttttgggagcATGGCGAGATGGGCAGGTCCACattgcatgcagtctgctctttACAGTCGGACATGTGCActggagccgatctcaagtgaggtagactttgTGTTGTAGTATTGTAATATACATTCAAGAGCCCtacaaggaaatcaacttcgatcGCCAGTAAGCTTTCCTTAGCAATGTTAAAAGATTGCACATGTGCAAGTTTCATAGACGAAACACAGATAGTCTGTCTAAAGTCTGTCCACTCTGACTTCTCCCCTGGAAGCTTGTGTGGTTCTTGTGTGGGCAGATGTTTCCAGCGTTTATCCAATCAACAATGTAGAAATCAGCATAAGGGGTGggtttgtctttcaattgaAGGCTGTCTATTGGTTAGACTACCTACATAAACAATTTGCATAACAAGATTGCGGAACTTCATCTGCAATGCACACCCAACGAACGGTATGACCATGAGCTCTGAAATGAAGTGTTTAGCGTGTCTCTAGGACCTTGCTGTCAAAAGTTATTCAGGATTTACTGAGGGAAAAGTCAGAGTGGACAGACTTTTTTGGCGTTGATGGACATGGACCACTGCTGTTGCTTCACATGAAGCCATGACTGGTCTAGAGTGGCCCATGACTACACATGGAACATATACCTTATCACTCCTGGTTACAATGTTACAATACAGTGCGGGACACCATAAATGCCCGCAATTTTAATGTGCAGCAGAAATTTCGTCTAGAGTATTTTTGGCCCATTCCACATTTTCCTTAATCGCCATAGCGCGAGCTATCTAAAGGTGTATGCCACATGATCGGATGTTTAAGAAATAACAAAGTTAGCGTTTTGCCAGTGTTTGGCTACTGCATTTACGTGGCTGTTTCATGATTGGACAATGGCCTGACAATGCCCTAGTTATGCTAAATCTGCCACTCCCCTCTCCGCTATTGCCATGGACTCCACACGTAAGAGGAAAGGGAAACATTATCAGGAGGGCCCCTTTCGGAAACTCAAGGGCAGCAGGGACGACAGCTCCATCTCTTGATAGCGGCTTCCCAGCTCCTGAAAATCCCGACCAGAACTCAGATTCTTTCTCAGACAGCGACATTTAGGTAGTTTGGATGAGTGGGTAAGATCTTTAAAGTCTGACGATCTGAAGatgcttttgttgttgtgtttattgaCTGCTAGATGATTATTTTGCTGCTAGATTTATGAGTTGTGTTCAATCAATATCACTAAGTTATGTTATAGAAATGTTCTAAGCAAATAAACAGTTGccaaacaactaaacagacaaatattcGAAAAAGGTTTCGAAGGTTATAGTCCTATGTGTCTAGATGCTCTAGATGAAGTTTTGGCATCAACAGCATCAAAATGAGAAACAATAGTCTCCAGAGTGTATCCTCCTTTGGGACCTCATTTGGATAATATCTCGAGTAGACAATGGAAACAGCGTTCTAGCGAGGATTTTTTGCCAACCATCAATATGAcatcattaaatataatgacgtcatcaaatgtttgatgttgacatatttagTAATGACATAATAAAATTACCTTATCGTTCCCTAGTTGTATTAGAGTCAAATGCATGTATATTACTACTAGTCAGGGTTCAAAAAACCAGTCGCCAACCTCTTTCGGGccatttgtttgcttcttgTGGGGCACAAAAATTGCCATCAAGACGGCTTCGCACAGTTCTTGAGCTCATGCTCAACAAAGACTATTACATCAGTTGCTGCAAGAAACGCCCTGACAAGGTGTCAATGGAGTCTGGCTTCTCTCCTAGTGGCTGCCTCACAATCTATTCGTCTAGTGTTACTTCTGGTAAGAACTTTAGCTTCCTGTCTAAACACGTGAGTAGACTGCCTTCTGCTTCCATACAGTAAACCTAGCTAAAAGAGACGGTGGCCTATCCTGCAAGTATTTTATGTCTCCGTAATTAATTAGGCTTCCCAGGTGAACAGCGAAACATCACGTGATTCCTAATTGAAAGTTTAGCATAGCAGActgttggtcagttggtcagtttATACACTCTAAGATGTCTCAACCGTTGAACCTAGATATCAATTAGAGAATGAAACGCCtgctgtgtctgcatgtggtTACATTGCCGCATCATACTATTAAACTAGGATGAGTGTAACAAAATAAGTAGCTATGATAAGTCTATTAAAGAGACTGTTTGACTAATAACTTCTGAGCATCACAAGTAGGCGTGGCCTCACGTACATTTATTGAGGGGCGTGGCATAATACAAATTGCTGCCGACCAACATTTCTTAGGTTTTGCAAACCCTGAATAGTAGAAGCAGTATATAGACGAAATTCGGGACgtggagcttctagagcatgcgtaATCTTGAGGGTAACAcacacctttcgccgatctcgctgtacacgaagtccacgtttccggatctgcttctgaaccgtagatcatatTGCcattgactaggctttgtaagtaagttcactacttaccatttcgtgcatcttgtgagagactttgcctatGTAGAGatgcgtaggaagccatttcttgagtacggcttctcaagGGTAAgcgactgctgttcaagctgaagtcgcctgattcacactctgaacagatacacgtggagtggaaagacagactactcgttgcctagcgatggaagttttatCAGATGAAGATTTGcggtaggggaacccattcggggtaaccaaacgtgacgcactgtgtggctgaattATATCAATAGAACTACTTGTTTCCCCCATCTAGCGTTcctgaactgtggaactgtgtatcttgtcgaactagagtcagcaaaaattcGTCTAGCCTATTCAACCCTTtatggaaggcggtgagctcatgagcttacatcacttgatgtaccttggcctgacTTTTGGTctgctatacagagtaatagtcttggctgctggttcagttcaactccacactgtatcaagcacatttctcaacacaaaaaCCTGTGtaaacttgattttatcatttggcagtgtgttgagcaattccttgcaactcagacttcgccgatgcaaggtcttactcaagaactctaatcttgttttcaagttccactatttcatttgcttgctgtgcAATTATCCGAcataaaccatcagcttcagcctcagtgacattttcgacaatcaacatcttcacttctCTAACACAATTTAATCACCTTAAAATGCGgttaaatatcttgaaaacttcagatagaaaaccttacaagttcaactac from Corticium candelabrum chromosome 22, ooCorCand1.1, whole genome shotgun sequence carries:
- the LOC134197065 gene encoding structural maintenance of chromosomes protein 5-like; translation: MSLSEKESEFWSGFSGAGKPLSRDGAVVPAALEFPKGALLIMFPFPLTCGVHGNSGEGSGRFSITRALSGHCPIMKQPRCLKFQQVKQQAAESKDKAKQLLKKAQEKTNTKEGTDLANDLKESFQQFPDNLDEIDADIHEARAKAECNQATNAEIVRKYEERSSEIENLEARIEEMKSRLEADKVGLEELKKSWLDPLTQLIDSVSSQYSSFFQHMGCASEVSLVQNEDFGKYGIELKVKYRKNEELKVLTARHQSGGERSVATILYLMALQGVTNCPFRVVDEINQGMDPNNERRVFELVVDTVSSLGTSQYFLFSPKLLPDLPFNENIAVFAVYNGPHMLSHSGWDVAKAIAARQNFTEDEGNDD